The following proteins are encoded in a genomic region of Arachis ipaensis cultivar K30076 chromosome B02, Araip1.1, whole genome shotgun sequence:
- the LOC107627117 gene encoding uncharacterized protein LOC107627117 — MADVPPPSLSELMRMVAELQQANQRMADENQIMAAQIAELNHARIEHNDTHHQQPEDNEHHSQPSHVSETIRPDEVQPEDEKEESDELVGPFTEEVMNFELPKRFTLPLTLTPYDGLGDPKKFLKKFRSIMIVNGTSDTVLCRCFPNYLDGPALDWLCALPAGSISQFQQLAKLFEEHFDGSAIYLHDSDYLNTIKQGQNESLKDYMTCFTKVAISIPDLHPEVHLHAIKSGLQPGKFQETIAVAKPKTLAEFREKAKGQIDIEELRQARKSDKTHFRDDDKVQSNKKNFKLTPRFDSYTQFNTKREDIIKKILNLKLIKPPRKVGTYQDAKNVDKSKYCAFYQKHGHTTDDCVVTKDLLERLARQGHLDKYIGGHMHKRPTSTTNDLPEQPHRGKEKATPSNYKRPRGIINCILGGYANGGHSNSARKRSYRAIRSVDSPGGGTEVNTPLPQVTFTHVL; from the coding sequence ATGGCTGACGTACCACCTCCCTCACTATCCGAACTTATGCGAATGGTAGCTGAGCTACAACAAGCCAATCAACGAATGGCCGacgaaaatcaaataatggctgcTCAAATCGCTGAACTGAACCATGCTCGAATAGAACATAACGACACTCATCACCAGCAACCAGAAGATAATGAGCATCATTCCCAGCCCTCTCATGTCTCGGAGACTATTCGACCCGACGAAGTTCAACCCGAAGATGAAAAGGAAGAGTCCGACGAACTTGTAGGACCCTTCACAGAAGAAGTGATGAACTTCGAATTGCCGAAGAGATTCACCCTACCACTAACCCTCACACCTTATGATGGGCTCGGAGACCCGAAGAAATTTCTCAAAAAGTTCCGATCAATAATGATTGTCAATGGTACATCAGATACTGTTTTATGCCGTTGTTTTCCAAATTatttagacggtcctgcacttgacTGGTTGTGTGCTTTGCCTGCAGGTTCTATCTCGCAATTTCAGCAGCTGGCGAAGCTATTTGAAGAGCACTTTGACGGATCTGCAATTTACCTTCATGACTCGGATTATCTGAATACAATCAAGCAAGGCCAAAATGAAAGCCTGAAGGATTACATGACTTGCTTCACCAAGGTCGCTATTAGCATACCAGACCTTCACCCTGAAGTCCATCTTCACGCAATCAAAAGTGGACTCCAGCCTGGGAAGTTCCAAGAAACCATTGCTGTGGCTAAGCCGAAGACTCTCGCCGAGTTCCGCGAAAAGGCCAAAGGCCAAATTGATATCGAGGAACTAAGACAAGCTCGAAAGTCAGACAAAACACATTTTAGAGACGACGACAAGGTCCAAAGCAATAAGAAAAATTTTAAGCTAACTCCCCGATTTGATTCTTACACGCAGTTCAACACCAAACGTGAGGACATCATAAAAAAAATCCTGAATTTAAAGTTAATCAAACCACCAAGGAAGGTCGGTACCTATCAAGATGCTAAGAACGTGGATAAGTCCAAATATTGTGCATTCTACCAAAAGCACGGCCACACTACCGACGATTGTGTAGTGACAAAAGACCTCTTGGAAAGATTGGCTCGGCAAGGCCACCTCGACAAATATATTGGAGGCCACATGCATAAACGTCCCACATCTACAACCAATGACCTACCTGAACAACCACATCGGGGCAAAGAAAAGGCAACACCGAGCAATTACAAAAGGCCCCGAGGTATAATTAATTGTATTTTAGGAGGATACGCCAACGGAGGACACTCAAATTCAGCTAGGAAAAGATCATACCGAGCAATACGCTCGGTGGACAGCCCAGGCGGTGGAACTGAGGTCAACACCCCACTCCCACAAGTCACATTCACACACGTGTTATGA